In Bubalus kerabau isolate K-KA32 ecotype Philippines breed swamp buffalo chromosome 4, PCC_UOA_SB_1v2, whole genome shotgun sequence, one DNA window encodes the following:
- the LPO gene encoding lactoperoxidase isoform X2 — protein sequence MWVCLHLPVFLASVTLFEVAASDTIDPSLDLTALSWEVGCGAPVPLVKCDENSPYRTITGDCNNRRSPALGAANRALARWLPAEYEDGLALPFGWTQRKTRNGFRVPLAREVSNKIVGYLDEDGVLDQNRSLLFMQWGQIVDHDLDFAPETELGSNEHSKTQCEEYCIQGDNCFPIMFPKNDPKLKTQGKCMPFFRAGFVCPTPPYQSLAREQINAVTSFLDASLVYGSEPSLASRLQNLSSPLGLMAVNQEAWDHGLAYLPFNNRKPSPCEFINTTARVPCFLAGDFRASEQILLATAHTLLLREHNRLARELKKLNPQWDGEKLYQEARKILGAFVQIITFRDYLPIVLGSEMQKWIPPYQGYNNSVDPRISNVFTFAFRFGHMEVPSTVSRLDENYQPWGPEAELPLHTLFFNTWRIIKDGGIDPLVRGLLAKKSKLMNQDKMVTSELRNKLFQPTHKIHGFDLAAINLQRCRDHGMPGYNSWRGFCGLSQPKTLKGLQTVLKNKILAKKLMDLYKTPDNIDIWIGGNAEPMVERGRVGPLLACLLGRQFQQIRDGDRFWWENPGVFTEKQRDSLQKMSFSRLICDNTHITKVPLHAFQANNYPHDFVDCSAVDKLDLSPWASREN from the exons ACCCTAGCTTGGACTTGACTGCACTCTCCTGGGAGGTGGGCTGCGGTGCCCCGGTTCCTCTGGTGAAATGTGATGAAAACAGCCCTTACCGCACCATCACGGGAGACTGTAATAACAG GAGGAGCCCCGCTCTGGGCGCCGCCAACAGGGCGCTGGCGCGCTGGCTGCCGGCGGAGTACGAGGACGGGCTCGCCCTGCCCTTCGGCTGGACGCAGAGGAAGACGCGCAACGGCTTCCGCGTCCCGCTG GCCCGTGAGGTATCCAACAAAATTGTAGGCTACCTGGACGAAGATGGTGTTCTGGACCAAAACAGGTCCCTGCTCTTCATGCAGTGGGGTCAAATTGTGGACCACGACCTGGACTTTGCCCCGGAAACGGAACTGGGGAGCAACGAGCACTCTAAAACCCAGTGTGAGGAGTACTGTATCCAGGGAGACAACTGCTTCCCCATCATG TTCCCGAAAAATGATCCCAAGTTGAAGACTCAAGGGAAATGCATGCCTTTCTTCCGAGCCGGGTTTGTCTGCCCCACTCCACCTTACCAGTCGTTGGCCCGAGAACAGATCAATGCTGTGACCTCCTTCCTGGACGCCAGCTTAGTGTACGGCTCTGAGCCCAGTCTGGCCAGCCGTCTCCAGAACCTCAGCAGCCCGCTGGGCCTCATGGCTGTCAACCAAGAAGCCTGGGACCACGGGCTGGCCTACCTGCCCTTTAACAACAGGAAGCCGAGCCCCTGTGAGTTCATCAACACCACTGCCCGCGTGCCCTGTTTCCTGGCGG GAGATTTTCGAGCCTCAGAGCAGATCCTGCTGGCCACTGCCCACACCCTCCTTCTCCGGGAGCACAACCGGCTGGCCAGAGAACTAAAGAAACTCAACCCTCAATGGGATGGAGAGAAGCTCTACCAGGAAGCCCGGAAAATCCTGGGAGCTTTCGTCCAG ATTATCACCTTTAGGGACTACCTACCCATTGTGCTAGGTAGTGAGATGCAGAAGTGGATCCCGCCCTACCAAGGCTATAATAACTCTGTGGATCCCCGAATTTCCAATGTCTTCACCTTTGCCTTCCGCTTTGGCCACATGGAGGTTCCCTCCACTGTGTCCCGCCTGGATGAGAATTACCAGCCATGGGGTCCGGAAGCAGAGCTCCCCCTGCACACCCTCTTCTTCAACACCTGGAGGATAATCAAAGATG GTGGAATTGACCCTCTGGTGCGGGGTCTGCTGGCCAAGAAGTCCAAACTGATGAATCAGGATAAAATGGTGACGAGTGAGCTGCGCAACAAGCTTTTCCAGCCCACTCACAAGATCCACGGCTTTGACCTGGCTGCTATCAACTTACAGCGTTGCCGGGACCATGGGATGCCTG GGTACAACTCCTGGAGGGGCTTCTGTGGCCTCTCACAGCCCAAGACGCTGAAGGGGCTGCAGACCGTGCTGAAGAACAAGATACTGGCTAAGAAGTTAATGGATCTCTACAAGACCCCCGACAACATTGACATCTGGATTGGAGGCAACGCTGAGCCCATGGTAGAAAGGGGCCGGGTGGGGCCTCTCCTGGCCTGCCTCCTAGGGAGGCAATTCCAGCAGATACGTGATGGGGACAG GTTCTGGTGGGAGAACCCTGGGGTCTTCACTGAGAAGCAGCGGGACTCTCTACAGAAAATGTCCTTCTCGCGCCTCATCTGTGACAACACCCACATCACGAAGGTCCCGCTGCATGCCTTCCAGGCCAACAACTACCCACATGACTTTGTGGATTGCTCAGCCGTTGATAAGCTGGATCTCTcaccctgggcctccagggagAATTAG